Sequence from the Deltaproteobacteria bacterium genome:
CCAGCATCCACCGGCGTTCGCCATGAAGATAGCCTGGAACAGGCCGAAGAAGGCGATACCGATCAGGTAACCGATGAAGAAGTAGGGGTTGAAGAAGGCCAGGCCAAGGGCCATGAAGAAAATGACGATGAAGATGTTGATCATTCCCTTCTGGGCGTAAACCGTACAGATCCTGACAACTTCCTTGCTGTCCTCGATCGACGCCGCCTTCTTGCTCAGATCGATGTTTTGTTTGATGTACACCACCGCCTGGTAGGCCCCCGTCACGACGGCCTGAATGGAGGCGCCGGTGAACCAGTAAATCACGGCACCGCCCATGAGGAGACCGAGGATGATTTCCGGCTGCACCAGGGAGAGTTTCGCGATGACGTCTCCAAAGAGCCGCTCGAGAAGGATGATGATCCCGAACACCATTGTCGTCGCGCCGACCACGGCCGTGCCGATCAGAACGGGTTTTGCCGTGGCCTTGAAGGTGTTTCCGGCACCGTCCGCACTTTCCAGGTAATGCTTTGAATAGTCAAAGTCAGGCTCGAAACCGAAGTTTTTCTTGATCTCGTTTTTCACGTTGGGAATGGACTCGATCATGGACAGCTCGTAAATGGACTGGGCGTTATCGGATACGGGCCCGAAGCTGTCGACGGCGATCGTCACAGGACCCATGCCCAGGAAACCAAAGGCCACGAGACCGAAAGCGAAGACCGGCGCGGCAAAGGTGTACTCAGGCGGCATGAGATGCAAGATCGACGCATCCTGCGACACCACATAGGCAATGAACATGAGGAACAGAATGGTCAGGCCCCCCCAGAAGGCGGACAGGTTACCCGCGACCAGACCGGAGAGGATGTTCAGCGAAGGGCCGCCCTGACGGGAGGCGTTTACCGTTTCCTCGCAGTGCCGGGACGTGGGGCTGGTGAAAACCTTCGTGAGTTCCGGGATCAGAGCACCGGCAATGGTTCCGCAACTGATGATGATGGCCAGAGCCCACCAGAGGGAACTGTACTTGACCGGGTCGAGATCGGACAGCAGGTAGTAGCTGGCGCAAAAGGTAACCACAATCGAAACGATCGAGGTGATCCAGACCAGGGTGGTCAGGGGATGCTCGAAGTTGAATTCCTTCTTGTTGCCGAACAGGGCGTTGTTCAGGGCGTGGTTCGTGAAGTAGGAGGCCAGGGACGTAAGGATCATGAGGATACGCATGGCAAAGATCCAGACGACCAGTTTGCCGCCCATTTCCGGATTGTCCGCCAGAGCCAGGGCGATGAAAGCGATGAGGGCGACGCCCGTCACGCCGTAGGTTTCAAAACCGTCCGCCGAGGGACCGACGCTGTCGCCGGCGTTGTCACCCGTACAGTCAGCGATGACACCGGGGTTTTTCGGGTCGTCTTCCGGAAGGTGGAAGACGATCTTCATGAGGTCCGAACCGATGTCGGCGATCTTCGTGAAGATACCCCCGCAGATACGGAGGGCGCTGGCTCCCAGGGA
This genomic interval carries:
- a CDS encoding sodium-translocating pyrophosphatase: MFKGNRLLSILFAAIIGVLMTAPLAVAGEADIILPDLSQVAFVGGTLGGLTILNWGLLICVIGLGFGLLQYAQTKNLPAHQAMLDVSNTIWETCKTYIIQQGKFLTALWVLIAACMIYYFSVLSHMPMKEVGIILACSILGILGSYVVAWFGIRINTVANSRAAFASLKGRPLGMLNICLRSGMSVGLLLVSVELFFMILILAYLGELAGPCFIGFAIGESLGASALRICGGIFTKIADIGSDLMKIVFHLPEDDPKNPGVIADCTGDNAGDSVGPSADGFETYGVTGVALIAFIALALADNPEMGGKLVVWIFAMRILMILTSLASYFTNHALNNALFGNKKEFNFEHPLTTLVWITSIVSIVVTFCASYYLLSDLDPVKYSSLWWALAIIISCGTIAGALIPELTKVFTSPTSRHCEETVNASRQGGPSLNILSGLVAGNLSAFWGGLTILFLMFIAYVVSQDASILHLMPPEYTFAAPVFAFGLVAFGFLGMGPVTIAVDSFGPVSDNAQSIYELSMIESIPNVKNEIKKNFGFEPDFDYSKHYLESADGAGNTFKATAKPVLIGTAVVGATTMVFGIIILLERLFGDVIAKLSLVQPEIILGLLMGGAVIYWFTGASIQAVVTGAYQAVVYIKQNIDLSKKAASIEDSKEVVRICTVYAQKGMINIFIVIFFMALGLAFFNPYFFIGYLIGIAFFGLFQAIFMANAGGCWDNAKKIVEVDLQEKNTPLHEATVVGDTVGDPFKDTSSVSLNPVIKFTTLFGLLATEIAVTMTNQGLKLGLAVGFFLIACIFVYRSFYSMRISAEQL